Genomic DNA from Burkholderia plantarii:
GCCCGCCGATCATCTGCGACACCGGCATGTCGCCGGACAGCGACCGGCCGAAATCGCCGTGCAGCAGCCCCGCGAGCCAGTGCAGGTAGCGCACGTGCGCCGGCAGGTCGAGGCCGAACTGCAGACGCAGCGCGGCGACCGTCTCCGGGGTGGCCGACTGGCCGAGCGCCGCCTGCGCGGCGTCGCCCGGCAGCAGGTTGGTGATCGTGAAGATGATCACCGAGACGATCAGCAAGGTCAGCGCGGTGACCGCGATGCGCCGGCCGATCAGGCCGATGAGGGTCCGGTTCATGAAGCGAGGCTCCCGAAAAGGTCGAGCGTGGCGGCGGCGGGCGTCGGGCTCAGGCGTTCCACCAGACGTATTCGGCGAACATGCCGCCCATCATCGGGCCGGTCGGGATCGAGCCCAGCCCGCCGATGCGCTTGTCGTAGCCGTCGAGGAAGCTGATGAAGGCGGGAATCCCGACCCGGCCCTGCTGCGACACGATGGTCTGCATCTCGCCGTACATCTGCTTGCGCTTCGCGTCGTCGGTTTCGGAGCGGGCGGCCAGCAGCAGCTGGTCGAACCGCGCGTTCTTCCAGCCCGACTCGTTCCACGGCGCATCCGACTTGAAGAACTGCGTGAACAGCACGTCGGCGCTCGAGCGCGGGTTGATGTTGCCGAACCCGAGCGGGTGCTTCATCCAGTGGTTCGACCAGTAGCCGTCGGACGATACGCGATTGACCTGCAGGTTCAGCCCGATCTTCTGCCCGGCCTGCTGCAGCAGCACGGCCATCTCGATCGAGCCGTTCGCGTCCGGCGTCGCGTAGATGGGCGGCAGCGCGGAGCCGAGCGCGCCGGCCTTCTGGAACAGGAATTTCGCCTTGTCCGGATCGTGCGGGCGCTGCGGCAGCGACGCGTTGAAATAGCGATGTCCCGGCGGAATCGGCTGGTCGTTGCCGATCACCGCGTAGCCGCGGAACACCGCCGAGCGGATCTGCTCGCGATCGAACAGGTACTTCATCCCTTCGACGAACTCGGGCTTCGCGGTGATCGGGTTTTCGCCGCGCATGATCAGGTCGGTATAGAGGCCCGACTTGGTTTCCTTCAGCGCATAGCCGGGCGTGGCGTCCACCCGCTGCGTCGAGCGCGGATCGACCGCGTTGACCAGATGCACGTCGCCGGACAGCAGTGCGTTCAGGCGCGCGGCGCTGTCGCTGATGCCGATCAGCTCGATCTCGTCGAGATACGGCATCCCCGGCTTGAAGTAGCTGTCGTTGCGCACGCCGACGGTCGACACGCCGGGCTGGAACGACTTCAGCTTGTACGGGCCGCAGCCGATGCCGGTGCTGAAGTCCGTCGCGCCGTCCTTGACGATCACCAGCTGCGGGGTCGCGAGGATCACCGGCAGGTCGGCGTTGGCGCTCGCGAGCGTCAACGTCACCTCGTCGGGGCCGCTCGCCTTCGCGTCGGCGAACTGGTCGGCGAGCGGCTTGACCTTCGATGCGGTGGCCGCGTTCTTGTGGCGCATCAGGGAATACACCACGTCGGCCGGCCCGACCGGCTTGCCGTCGTGGAACGTGACGCCCTTGCGCAGCTTGATGACCCAGGTCTTCGCGTCGGTCGTGTGCAGCGACTCGGCGAGATTCATCTGCGGCGTCAGGCTCTGATCGAGCTGC
This window encodes:
- a CDS encoding ABC transporter substrate-binding protein — its product is MSDDIDNGGGKAGFTRRDMMRIMAAGCVMSAGAGGLLVAPGAALAAPAPKRGGKIRVANESSSTADTLDPAKGSTSADYIRFFMFYSGLTQLDQSLTPQMNLAESLHTTDAKTWVIKLRKGVTFHDGKPVGPADVVYSLMRHKNAATASKVKPLADQFADAKASGPDEVTLTLASANADLPVILATPQLVIVKDGATDFSTGIGCGPYKLKSFQPGVSTVGVRNDSYFKPGMPYLDEIELIGISDSAARLNALLSGDVHLVNAVDPRSTQRVDATPGYALKETKSGLYTDLIMRGENPITAKPEFVEGMKYLFDREQIRSAVFRGYAVIGNDQPIPPGHRYFNASLPQRPHDPDKAKFLFQKAGALGSALPPIYATPDANGSIEMAVLLQQAGQKIGLNLQVNRVSSDGYWSNHWMKHPLGFGNINPRSSADVLFTQFFKSDAPWNESGWKNARFDQLLLAARSETDDAKRKQMYGEMQTIVSQQGRVGIPAFISFLDGYDKRIGGLGSIPTGPMMGGMFAEYVWWNA